Proteins from a genomic interval of Natator depressus isolate rNatDep1 chromosome 20, rNatDep2.hap1, whole genome shotgun sequence:
- the LOC141975386 gene encoding potassium channel subfamily T member 2-like isoform X2: MAELEKEVLPLPPRYRFRDLLLGDWQADERVQVAFYINENTFKERLKLFFIKNQRSSLRVRLFNFSLKLLSCLLYIIRVLLDDPQEGRGGCWGCPRQNHSAHHLHKFDWTPIIWVNRPLPLWGLQVLVALISFLETMLLVYLGYKGNLWEQVLRVPFMLEMMNTAPFLITVFWPPLRNLFIPVFLNCWLAKHALENMINDLHRAIQRTHSAMFNQVLILVCTLVCLMFTCICGIQHLERAGNNLTLFDSLYFCIVTFSTVGFGDVTPKIWPSQLLVVIMICVALIVLPIQFEQLAFLWMERQKSGGNYSRYRAQTEKHVVLCVSSLKIDLLMDFLNEFYAHPRLQDYYVVILCPTEMDVAVRRVLQIPLWSQRVIFLQGSALKDQDLMRAKMDDAEACFILSNRFEGDRIAADHQTILRAWAVKDFAPNCPLYVQILKPENKFHIKFADHVVCEEEFKYAMLALNCVCPATSTLITLLIHTSRGQTTPMEPFKPRPSTWQPLSRDGPASPEQWQRMYSRCSANEVYHVRLGDSKFLGQYQGKSFTYASFHAHKRYGVCLIGVCREDKSNILLNPGPCHILASSDTCFYINISKEENSAFIFRQQEHLRQSRLPTPAYPGLTRLPVHSVIASMGTVAMDLPDSGSSPDSVGGTTLGLPGDPAGTEKRRSIAPVLEVVDAIPSPAFDLLSDQSEDEATHSDGAAAASGTWVKGYPTNSPYIGSSPALCHLVQEKTPFCCLRLDKSCHHYPYEDARAYRFQNELIIVSAERAGNGLYNFIVPLRAYYRPRKELSPIVLLLENMPETQFLEAICWFPLVYYMVGSIDNLDDLLHCGVTFAASMVVVDKESSMIADEDYMADAKTIVNVQTLFRLFPGLNIITELTHPANMRFMQFKAKDRHALALSKLEKKERENGSNLVYMFRLPFAAGKVFSVSMLDTLLYQSFVKDYMISITRLLLGLDSMPGSGFLCALKVTEDDLWIRSYGRLYQKLCSSTGDIPIGIYRTECHLFSATESQVSVSAEDDEDTREPRGARLCRRGPRDSTGRDPAEQPLLRRKSLQWARRLSRKGGRRPSQTAAERISQQRRALSHRSERQELGALVQTRMRHLGLSAAGYMDMMDQGNTLSYILLNPSPDTRLEINDVVYLIRPDPLTLVSASSPSRKASVSHSEDLKDSTHL, encoded by the exons ATGGcggagctggagaaggaggtgctgcccctgcccccgcgCTACCGCTTCCGCGACCTGCTGCTGGGGGACTGGCAGGCCGACGAGAG GGTCCAGGTGGCATTTTACATCAACGAAAACACCTTCAAGGAGCGGCTGAAACTCTTCTTCATCAAGAACCAGCGCTCCA GTTTGCGGGTGCGTCTGTTTAACTTCTCTCTCAAGCTGCTCAGCTGCCTCCTGTACATCATCCGGGTGCTGCTGGACGACCCCCAGGAGGGCCGAGGGGGCTG ctggggctgccccaggcaAAACCACTCGGCTCACCACCTGCATAAATTTGACTG GACCCCGATTATCTGGGTGAATAGGCCTCTGCCCCTCTGGGGGCTGCAG gtgcTGGTGGCTTTGATCAGTTTCCTGGAGACGATGCTGCTGGTGTATCTCGGCTACAAG GGGAACTTGTGGGAGCAGGTTCTGCGGGTTCCCTTCATGCTGGAGATGATGAACACGGCACCTTTCCTCATCACG GTGTTCTGGCCCCCGCTGCGCAATCTCTTCATCCCGGTGTTCCTGAACTGCTGGCTGGCCAAGCACGCCCTGGAGAACATGATT AACGATCTCCACCGCGCCATCCAGCGGACGCACTCTGCCATGTTCAACCAGGTCCTGATTCTGGTCTGCACCCTGGTCTGCCTGATGTTCACCTG CATCTGTGGGATCCAGCACCTGGAGCGCGCAGGCAACAACCTCACCCTCTTCGACTCACTCTACTTCTGCATCGTCACCTTCTCCACCGTGGGCTTCGGGGACGTCACCCCCAAGATCTGGCCCTCCCAGCTGCTGGTCGTCATCATGATCTGCGTGGCGCTCATTGTGCTGCCCATCCAG TTCGAGCAGCTGGCCTTCCTATGGATGGAGCGCCAGAAGTCGGGGGGCAACTACAGCCGGTACCGGGCGCAGACGGAGAAGCACGTGGTGCTGTGCGTGAGCTCCCTCAAGATCGACCTGCTCATGGACTTCCTCAACGAGTTCTACGCCCACCCCCGCCTGCAG GACTACTATGTGGTGATCCTGTGCCCCACGGAGATGGACGTGGCGGTGCGGCGGGTGCTGCAGATCCCGCTCTGGTCCCAGCGCGTCATCTTCCTGCAGGGCTCGGCCCTCAAGGACCAGGACCTCATGCGGGCCAA GATGGATGACGCAGAGGCCTGCTTTATCCTCAGCAACCGCTTCGAGGGGGACCGGATCGCTGCG GATCATCAGACCATCCTGAGGGCCTGGGCGGTCAAGGACTTtgcccccaactgccccctgtaCGTGCAGATCCTCAAACCCGAGAACAAGTTCCACATCAAATTCGCAG ATCACGTGGTCTGCGAAGAAGAATTCAAGTACGCCATGTTGGCTCTGAACTGTGTGTGTCCAGCCACTTCCACCCTCATCACGCTGCTGATCCACACCTCGCGGGGACA AACCACCCCCATGGAGCCCTTCAAGCCGCGGCCGAGCACCTGGCAGCCCCTGTCCAG GGACGGCCCCGCCTCCCCGGAGCAATGGCAGAGGATGTACAGCCGCTGCTCGGCCAACGAGGTCTACCACGTCCGGCTGGGGGACAGCAAGTTCCTGGGCCAATACCAGGGCAAGAGCTTCACCTACGCCTCCTTCCACGCCCACAAGAG GTACGGGGTGTGCCTGATCGGCGTGTGCCGGGAGGACAAGAGCAACATCCTGCTGAACCCGGGGCCCTGCCACATCCTGGCCTCCTCCGACACCTGCTTCTACATCAACATCTCCAAGGAGGAGAACTCGGCCTTCATCTTCCGCCAGCAGGAGCATCTGCGCCAGAGCCGGCTGCCCACCCCGGCCTACCCCGGCCTGACGCGCCTGCCCGTGCACAGCGTCATCGCCAGCATGG GGACGGTGGCCATGGACCTGCCGGACTCTGGCAGCAGCCCGGACAGCGTGGGCGGGACCACGCTGGGCCTGCCGGGCGACCCGGCGGGCACCGAGAAGCGCCGCAGCATCGCCCCCGTGCTGGAGGTGGTGGACgccatccccagccccgccttcGACCTGCTGAGCGACCAGTCGGAGGACGAGGCCACCCACTCTGACGGCGCCGCAGCCGCCTCCGGCAC CTGGGTAAAGGGTTACCCCACCAACTCCCCCTACATCGGCAGCTCCCCCGCCCTCTGCCACCTGGTCCAGGAGAAGACCCCCTTTTGCTGCCTGCGGCTGGACAAG AGCTGCCACCACTACCCGTACGAGGACGCCCGCGCCTACCGCTTCCAGAACGAGCTCATCATTGTCTCGGCTGAGAGAGCCGGCAATGGGCTGTACAACTTCATCGTGCCACTGCGGGCGTACTACCGGCCCCGCAAGGAGCTCAGCCCCATCgtgctgctgctggagaacaT GCCAGAGACCCAGTTCCTGGAGGCCATTTGCTGGTTCCCCCTGGTCTATTACATGGTGGGCTCCATCGATAA cctggacGACCTGCTGCACTGCGGCGTGACCTTTGCTGCCAGCATGGTGGTCGTGGACAAGGAGAGCTCCATGATCGCGGACGAGGACTACATGGCCGACGCCAAAACCATCGTCAACGTCCAGACGCTGTTCAG GCTGTTCCCAGGCCTGAACATCATCACCGAGCTGACGCACCCGGCCAACATGCGCTTCATGCAGTTCAAGGCCAAGGATCGCCACGCGCTGGCCCTGTCCAAGCTGGAGAAG AAGGAGCGGGAGAACGGCTCCAACCTGGTGTACATGTTCCGCCTGCCTTTCGCTGCAGGGAAGGTGTTCAGCGTCAGCATGCTAGACACACTGCTCTACCAG TCGTTTGTGAAGGATTACATGATCTCCATCACCCGCCTGCTCCTGGGGCTCGACTCCATGCCAGGCTCTGGCTTCCTGTGCGCG CTGAAGGTGACCGAGGACGACCTGTGGATCCGCTCCTACGGGCGCCTCTACCAGAAGCTCTGCTCCAGCACGGGCGACATCCCGATCGGCATCTACCGCACCGAGTGCCACCTGTTCTCTGCCACCGAg tcgCAGGTCTCGGTCAGCGCGGAGGACGACGAGGACACGCGGGAGCCGCGCGGCGCCCGGCTCTGCCGCCGGGGGCCCCGCGACTCGACGGGCCGCGACCCGGCCGAGCAGCCGCTGCTGCGCCGCAAGAGCCTGCAGTGGGCCCGGCGGCTGAGCCGCAAGGGCGGGCGCCGCCCCAGCCAGACGGCGGCCGAGCGCATCAGCCAGCAGCGCCGTGCGCTGTCCCACCGCTCCGAGCGCCAGGAGCTCGGCGCCCTGGTGCAGACCCGCATGAGACATCTGGGGCTCTCGGCCGCCGGCTACA TGGACATGATGGACCAGGGCAACACGCTGTCTTACATCCTGCTCAACCCCTCGCCCGACACGCGGCTGGAAATCAACGACGTGGT GTATCTCATCCGGCCCGACCCCCTGACCCTGGTCTCTGCCAGCAGCCCCAGCCGGAAAGCCAGCGTCAGCCACTCCGAGGACCTGAAGGACAGCACCCATCTGTGA
- the LOC141975386 gene encoding potassium channel subfamily T member 2-like isoform X5, which yields MAELEKEVLPLPPRYRFRDLLLGDWQADERVQVAFYINENTFKERLKLFFIKNQRSSLRVRLFNFSLKLLSCLLYIIRVLLDDPQEGRGGCWGCPRQNHSAHHLHKFDWTPIIWVNRPLPLWGLQVLVALISFLETMLLVYLGYKGNLWEQVLRVPFMLEMMNTAPFLITVFWPPLRNLFIPVFLNCWLAKHALENMINDLHRAIQRTHSAMFNQVLILVCTLVCLMFTCICGIQHLERAGNNLTLFDSLYFCIVTFSTVGFGDVTPKIWPSQLLVVIMICVALIVLPIQFEQLAFLWMERQKSGGNYSRYRAQTEKHVVLCVSSLKIDLLMDFLNEFYAHPRLQDYYVVILCPTEMDVAVRRVLQIPLWSQRVIFLQGSALKDQDLMRAKMDDAEACFILSNRFEGDRIAADHQTILRAWAVKDFAPNCPLYVQILKPENKFHIKFADHVVCEEEFKYAMLALNCVCPATSTLITLLIHTSRGQDGPASPEQWQRMYSRCSANEVYHVRLGDSKFLGQYQGKSFTYASFHAHKRYGVCLIGVCREDKSNILLNPGPCHILASSDTCFYINISKEENSAFIFRQQEHLRQSRLPTPAYPGLTRLPVHSVIASMGTVAMDLPDSGSSPDSVGGTTLGLPGDPAGTEKRRSIAPVLEVVDAIPSPAFDLLSDQSEDEATHSDGAAAASGTWVKGYPTNSPYIGSSPALCHLVQEKTPFCCLRLDKSCHHYPYEDARAYRFQNELIIVSAERAGNGLYNFIVPLRAYYRPRKELSPIVLLLENMPETQFLEAICWFPLVYYMVGSIDNLDDLLHCGVTFAASMVVVDKESSMIADEDYMADAKTIVNVQTLFRLFPGLNIITELTHPANMRFMQFKAKDRHALALSKLEKKERENGSNLVYMFRLPFAAGKVFSVSMLDTLLYQSFVKDYMISITRLLLGLDSMPGSGFLCALKVTEDDLWIRSYGRLYQKLCSSTGDIPIGIYRTECHLFSATESQVSVSAEDDEDTREPRGARLCRRGPRDSTGRDPAEQPLLRRKSLQWARRLSRKGGRRPSQTAAERISQQRRALSHRSERQELGALVQTRMRHLGLSAAGYMDMMDQGNTLSYILLNPSPDTRLEINDVVYLIRPDPLTLVSASSPSRKASVSHSEDLKDSTHL from the exons ATGGcggagctggagaaggaggtgctgcccctgcccccgcgCTACCGCTTCCGCGACCTGCTGCTGGGGGACTGGCAGGCCGACGAGAG GGTCCAGGTGGCATTTTACATCAACGAAAACACCTTCAAGGAGCGGCTGAAACTCTTCTTCATCAAGAACCAGCGCTCCA GTTTGCGGGTGCGTCTGTTTAACTTCTCTCTCAAGCTGCTCAGCTGCCTCCTGTACATCATCCGGGTGCTGCTGGACGACCCCCAGGAGGGCCGAGGGGGCTG ctggggctgccccaggcaAAACCACTCGGCTCACCACCTGCATAAATTTGACTG GACCCCGATTATCTGGGTGAATAGGCCTCTGCCCCTCTGGGGGCTGCAG gtgcTGGTGGCTTTGATCAGTTTCCTGGAGACGATGCTGCTGGTGTATCTCGGCTACAAG GGGAACTTGTGGGAGCAGGTTCTGCGGGTTCCCTTCATGCTGGAGATGATGAACACGGCACCTTTCCTCATCACG GTGTTCTGGCCCCCGCTGCGCAATCTCTTCATCCCGGTGTTCCTGAACTGCTGGCTGGCCAAGCACGCCCTGGAGAACATGATT AACGATCTCCACCGCGCCATCCAGCGGACGCACTCTGCCATGTTCAACCAGGTCCTGATTCTGGTCTGCACCCTGGTCTGCCTGATGTTCACCTG CATCTGTGGGATCCAGCACCTGGAGCGCGCAGGCAACAACCTCACCCTCTTCGACTCACTCTACTTCTGCATCGTCACCTTCTCCACCGTGGGCTTCGGGGACGTCACCCCCAAGATCTGGCCCTCCCAGCTGCTGGTCGTCATCATGATCTGCGTGGCGCTCATTGTGCTGCCCATCCAG TTCGAGCAGCTGGCCTTCCTATGGATGGAGCGCCAGAAGTCGGGGGGCAACTACAGCCGGTACCGGGCGCAGACGGAGAAGCACGTGGTGCTGTGCGTGAGCTCCCTCAAGATCGACCTGCTCATGGACTTCCTCAACGAGTTCTACGCCCACCCCCGCCTGCAG GACTACTATGTGGTGATCCTGTGCCCCACGGAGATGGACGTGGCGGTGCGGCGGGTGCTGCAGATCCCGCTCTGGTCCCAGCGCGTCATCTTCCTGCAGGGCTCGGCCCTCAAGGACCAGGACCTCATGCGGGCCAA GATGGATGACGCAGAGGCCTGCTTTATCCTCAGCAACCGCTTCGAGGGGGACCGGATCGCTGCG GATCATCAGACCATCCTGAGGGCCTGGGCGGTCAAGGACTTtgcccccaactgccccctgtaCGTGCAGATCCTCAAACCCGAGAACAAGTTCCACATCAAATTCGCAG ATCACGTGGTCTGCGAAGAAGAATTCAAGTACGCCATGTTGGCTCTGAACTGTGTGTGTCCAGCCACTTCCACCCTCATCACGCTGCTGATCCACACCTCGCGGGGACA GGACGGCCCCGCCTCCCCGGAGCAATGGCAGAGGATGTACAGCCGCTGCTCGGCCAACGAGGTCTACCACGTCCGGCTGGGGGACAGCAAGTTCCTGGGCCAATACCAGGGCAAGAGCTTCACCTACGCCTCCTTCCACGCCCACAAGAG GTACGGGGTGTGCCTGATCGGCGTGTGCCGGGAGGACAAGAGCAACATCCTGCTGAACCCGGGGCCCTGCCACATCCTGGCCTCCTCCGACACCTGCTTCTACATCAACATCTCCAAGGAGGAGAACTCGGCCTTCATCTTCCGCCAGCAGGAGCATCTGCGCCAGAGCCGGCTGCCCACCCCGGCCTACCCCGGCCTGACGCGCCTGCCCGTGCACAGCGTCATCGCCAGCATGG GGACGGTGGCCATGGACCTGCCGGACTCTGGCAGCAGCCCGGACAGCGTGGGCGGGACCACGCTGGGCCTGCCGGGCGACCCGGCGGGCACCGAGAAGCGCCGCAGCATCGCCCCCGTGCTGGAGGTGGTGGACgccatccccagccccgccttcGACCTGCTGAGCGACCAGTCGGAGGACGAGGCCACCCACTCTGACGGCGCCGCAGCCGCCTCCGGCAC CTGGGTAAAGGGTTACCCCACCAACTCCCCCTACATCGGCAGCTCCCCCGCCCTCTGCCACCTGGTCCAGGAGAAGACCCCCTTTTGCTGCCTGCGGCTGGACAAG AGCTGCCACCACTACCCGTACGAGGACGCCCGCGCCTACCGCTTCCAGAACGAGCTCATCATTGTCTCGGCTGAGAGAGCCGGCAATGGGCTGTACAACTTCATCGTGCCACTGCGGGCGTACTACCGGCCCCGCAAGGAGCTCAGCCCCATCgtgctgctgctggagaacaT GCCAGAGACCCAGTTCCTGGAGGCCATTTGCTGGTTCCCCCTGGTCTATTACATGGTGGGCTCCATCGATAA cctggacGACCTGCTGCACTGCGGCGTGACCTTTGCTGCCAGCATGGTGGTCGTGGACAAGGAGAGCTCCATGATCGCGGACGAGGACTACATGGCCGACGCCAAAACCATCGTCAACGTCCAGACGCTGTTCAG GCTGTTCCCAGGCCTGAACATCATCACCGAGCTGACGCACCCGGCCAACATGCGCTTCATGCAGTTCAAGGCCAAGGATCGCCACGCGCTGGCCCTGTCCAAGCTGGAGAAG AAGGAGCGGGAGAACGGCTCCAACCTGGTGTACATGTTCCGCCTGCCTTTCGCTGCAGGGAAGGTGTTCAGCGTCAGCATGCTAGACACACTGCTCTACCAG TCGTTTGTGAAGGATTACATGATCTCCATCACCCGCCTGCTCCTGGGGCTCGACTCCATGCCAGGCTCTGGCTTCCTGTGCGCG CTGAAGGTGACCGAGGACGACCTGTGGATCCGCTCCTACGGGCGCCTCTACCAGAAGCTCTGCTCCAGCACGGGCGACATCCCGATCGGCATCTACCGCACCGAGTGCCACCTGTTCTCTGCCACCGAg tcgCAGGTCTCGGTCAGCGCGGAGGACGACGAGGACACGCGGGAGCCGCGCGGCGCCCGGCTCTGCCGCCGGGGGCCCCGCGACTCGACGGGCCGCGACCCGGCCGAGCAGCCGCTGCTGCGCCGCAAGAGCCTGCAGTGGGCCCGGCGGCTGAGCCGCAAGGGCGGGCGCCGCCCCAGCCAGACGGCGGCCGAGCGCATCAGCCAGCAGCGCCGTGCGCTGTCCCACCGCTCCGAGCGCCAGGAGCTCGGCGCCCTGGTGCAGACCCGCATGAGACATCTGGGGCTCTCGGCCGCCGGCTACA TGGACATGATGGACCAGGGCAACACGCTGTCTTACATCCTGCTCAACCCCTCGCCCGACACGCGGCTGGAAATCAACGACGTGGT GTATCTCATCCGGCCCGACCCCCTGACCCTGGTCTCTGCCAGCAGCCCCAGCCGGAAAGCCAGCGTCAGCCACTCCGAGGACCTGAAGGACAGCACCCATCTGTGA
- the LOC141975386 gene encoding potassium channel subfamily T member 2-like isoform X6, protein MAELEKEVLPLPPRYRFRDLLLGDWQADERVQVAFYINENTFKERLKLFFIKNQRSSLRVRLFNFSLKLLSCLLYIIRVLLDDPQEGRGGCWGCPRQNHSAHHLHKFDWTPIIWVNRPLPLWGLQVLVALISFLETMLLVYLGYKGNLWEQVLRVPFMLEMMNTAPFLITVFWPPLRNLFIPVFLNCWLAKHALENMIQNDLHRAIQRTHSAMFNQVLILVCTLVCLMFTCICGIQHLERAGNNLTLFDSLYFCIVTFSTVGFGDVTPKIWPSQLLVVIMICVALIVLPIQFEQLAFLWMERQKSGGNYSRYRAQTEKHVVLCVSSLKIDLLMDFLNEFYAHPRLQDYYVVILCPTEMDVAVRRVLQIPLWSQRVIFLQGSALKDQDLMRAKMDDAEACFILSNRFEGDRIAADHQTILRAWAVKDFAPNCPLYVQILKPENKFHIKFADHVVCEEEFKYAMLALNCVCPATSTLITLLIHTSRGQTTPMEPFKPRPSTWQPLSRDGPASPEQWQRMYSRCSANEVYHVRLGDSKFLGQYQGKSFTYASFHAHKRYGVCLIGVCREDKSNILLNPGPCHILASSDTCFYINISKEENSAFIFRQQEHLRQSRLPTPAYPGLTRLPVHSVIASMGTVAMDLPDSGSSPDSVGGTTLGLPGDPAGTEKRRSIAPVLEVVDAIPSPAFDLLSDQSEDEATHSDGAAAASGTWVKGYPTNSPYIGSSPALCHLVQEKTPFCCLRLDKSCHHYPYEDARAYRFQNELIIVSAERAGNGLYNFIVPLRAYYRPRKELSPIVLLLENMPETQFLEAICWFPLVYYMVGSIDNLDDLLHCGVTFAASMVVVDKESSMIADEDYMADAKTIVNVQTLFRLFPGLNIITELTHPANMRFMQFKAKDRHALALSKLEKKERENGSNLVYMFRLPFAAGKVFSVSMLDTLLYQLSHQTTTLQLPGLKSSVLTGIGAASIGFAIRVGTLIGDFRYYTQAC, encoded by the exons ATGGcggagctggagaaggaggtgctgcccctgcccccgcgCTACCGCTTCCGCGACCTGCTGCTGGGGGACTGGCAGGCCGACGAGAG GGTCCAGGTGGCATTTTACATCAACGAAAACACCTTCAAGGAGCGGCTGAAACTCTTCTTCATCAAGAACCAGCGCTCCA GTTTGCGGGTGCGTCTGTTTAACTTCTCTCTCAAGCTGCTCAGCTGCCTCCTGTACATCATCCGGGTGCTGCTGGACGACCCCCAGGAGGGCCGAGGGGGCTG ctggggctgccccaggcaAAACCACTCGGCTCACCACCTGCATAAATTTGACTG GACCCCGATTATCTGGGTGAATAGGCCTCTGCCCCTCTGGGGGCTGCAG gtgcTGGTGGCTTTGATCAGTTTCCTGGAGACGATGCTGCTGGTGTATCTCGGCTACAAG GGGAACTTGTGGGAGCAGGTTCTGCGGGTTCCCTTCATGCTGGAGATGATGAACACGGCACCTTTCCTCATCACG GTGTTCTGGCCCCCGCTGCGCAATCTCTTCATCCCGGTGTTCCTGAACTGCTGGCTGGCCAAGCACGCCCTGGAGAACATGATT CAGAACGATCTCCACCGCGCCATCCAGCGGACGCACTCTGCCATGTTCAACCAGGTCCTGATTCTGGTCTGCACCCTGGTCTGCCTGATGTTCACCTG CATCTGTGGGATCCAGCACCTGGAGCGCGCAGGCAACAACCTCACCCTCTTCGACTCACTCTACTTCTGCATCGTCACCTTCTCCACCGTGGGCTTCGGGGACGTCACCCCCAAGATCTGGCCCTCCCAGCTGCTGGTCGTCATCATGATCTGCGTGGCGCTCATTGTGCTGCCCATCCAG TTCGAGCAGCTGGCCTTCCTATGGATGGAGCGCCAGAAGTCGGGGGGCAACTACAGCCGGTACCGGGCGCAGACGGAGAAGCACGTGGTGCTGTGCGTGAGCTCCCTCAAGATCGACCTGCTCATGGACTTCCTCAACGAGTTCTACGCCCACCCCCGCCTGCAG GACTACTATGTGGTGATCCTGTGCCCCACGGAGATGGACGTGGCGGTGCGGCGGGTGCTGCAGATCCCGCTCTGGTCCCAGCGCGTCATCTTCCTGCAGGGCTCGGCCCTCAAGGACCAGGACCTCATGCGGGCCAA GATGGATGACGCAGAGGCCTGCTTTATCCTCAGCAACCGCTTCGAGGGGGACCGGATCGCTGCG GATCATCAGACCATCCTGAGGGCCTGGGCGGTCAAGGACTTtgcccccaactgccccctgtaCGTGCAGATCCTCAAACCCGAGAACAAGTTCCACATCAAATTCGCAG ATCACGTGGTCTGCGAAGAAGAATTCAAGTACGCCATGTTGGCTCTGAACTGTGTGTGTCCAGCCACTTCCACCCTCATCACGCTGCTGATCCACACCTCGCGGGGACA AACCACCCCCATGGAGCCCTTCAAGCCGCGGCCGAGCACCTGGCAGCCCCTGTCCAG GGACGGCCCCGCCTCCCCGGAGCAATGGCAGAGGATGTACAGCCGCTGCTCGGCCAACGAGGTCTACCACGTCCGGCTGGGGGACAGCAAGTTCCTGGGCCAATACCAGGGCAAGAGCTTCACCTACGCCTCCTTCCACGCCCACAAGAG GTACGGGGTGTGCCTGATCGGCGTGTGCCGGGAGGACAAGAGCAACATCCTGCTGAACCCGGGGCCCTGCCACATCCTGGCCTCCTCCGACACCTGCTTCTACATCAACATCTCCAAGGAGGAGAACTCGGCCTTCATCTTCCGCCAGCAGGAGCATCTGCGCCAGAGCCGGCTGCCCACCCCGGCCTACCCCGGCCTGACGCGCCTGCCCGTGCACAGCGTCATCGCCAGCATGG GGACGGTGGCCATGGACCTGCCGGACTCTGGCAGCAGCCCGGACAGCGTGGGCGGGACCACGCTGGGCCTGCCGGGCGACCCGGCGGGCACCGAGAAGCGCCGCAGCATCGCCCCCGTGCTGGAGGTGGTGGACgccatccccagccccgccttcGACCTGCTGAGCGACCAGTCGGAGGACGAGGCCACCCACTCTGACGGCGCCGCAGCCGCCTCCGGCAC CTGGGTAAAGGGTTACCCCACCAACTCCCCCTACATCGGCAGCTCCCCCGCCCTCTGCCACCTGGTCCAGGAGAAGACCCCCTTTTGCTGCCTGCGGCTGGACAAG AGCTGCCACCACTACCCGTACGAGGACGCCCGCGCCTACCGCTTCCAGAACGAGCTCATCATTGTCTCGGCTGAGAGAGCCGGCAATGGGCTGTACAACTTCATCGTGCCACTGCGGGCGTACTACCGGCCCCGCAAGGAGCTCAGCCCCATCgtgctgctgctggagaacaT GCCAGAGACCCAGTTCCTGGAGGCCATTTGCTGGTTCCCCCTGGTCTATTACATGGTGGGCTCCATCGATAA cctggacGACCTGCTGCACTGCGGCGTGACCTTTGCTGCCAGCATGGTGGTCGTGGACAAGGAGAGCTCCATGATCGCGGACGAGGACTACATGGCCGACGCCAAAACCATCGTCAACGTCCAGACGCTGTTCAG GCTGTTCCCAGGCCTGAACATCATCACCGAGCTGACGCACCCGGCCAACATGCGCTTCATGCAGTTCAAGGCCAAGGATCGCCACGCGCTGGCCCTGTCCAAGCTGGAGAAG AAGGAGCGGGAGAACGGCTCCAACCTGGTGTACATGTTCCGCCTGCCTTTCGCTGCAGGGAAGGTGTTCAGCGTCAGCATGCTAGACACACTGCTCTACCAG ctctcccaccAAACGACCACCTTGCAACTTCCAGGTCTCAAATCCTCTGTTCTCACAGGCATTGGAGCTGCATCCATTGGTTTCGCTATCAGGGTAGGAACTCTTATCGGGGATTTCAGGTATTACACACAGGCCTGTTGA